One genomic segment of candidate division KSB1 bacterium includes these proteins:
- a CDS encoding pilus assembly protein, producing the protein MLRIHRKKRLLGERGQSLAEFALVLPLMLVILAAIIEFGRAMMTLNVASGAAREGVRVAATGAGSNSARQAAINVITAAGYNNYSVTISGPDGNNNMRCTVTIPHTFLTGNMVPGLGGQLNISHTAVMRWEG; encoded by the coding sequence GTGCTACGAATCCACCGAAAAAAACGGCTGTTGGGCGAGCGCGGTCAATCCCTGGCCGAGTTTGCATTGGTGCTGCCCTTGATGCTGGTGATCCTGGCAGCCATTATCGAGTTCGGTCGGGCGATGATGACCCTGAATGTGGCCAGCGGCGCAGCGCGCGAGGGGGTGCGCGTGGCGGCAACCGGCGCCGGCTCGAACAGCGCCAGGCAGGCCGCCATCAACGTCATCACCGCTGCTGGCTACAACAACTACTCGGTTACCATTAGTGGGCCCGACGGCAACAACAACATGCGCTGCACGGTGACGATACCGCACACGTTCTTAACGGGCAACATGGTGCCGGGCCTTGGTGGCCAGCTCAACATCTCCCACACTGCAGTAATGCGTTGGGAGGGGTAG
- a CDS encoding A24 family peptidase, whose amino-acid sequence MPDETVLQGAVCGAVMAVALVAAYYDWRWRRIPNWLTYPAAAVAIAVRLVLGGPGVAAQGAVGLAIAFLIMAALFAGGMMGGGDVKLAAALGGWIGWEAVPRALFYMALLGAGLSLVMAVAWRRARAMRNACSEEEMPKVQQKGMTVPYGVAIAGGAVLALVL is encoded by the coding sequence ATGCCTGACGAAACAGTTCTCCAAGGAGCCGTATGCGGCGCAGTCATGGCGGTGGCTCTGGTGGCCGCCTACTACGATTGGCGATGGCGCCGCATACCAAACTGGTTGACATATCCCGCAGCAGCCGTGGCGATTGCCGTCCGGCTGGTGCTAGGGGGACCGGGGGTGGCGGCCCAAGGAGCCGTTGGATTGGCTATCGCCTTCCTCATCATGGCAGCCTTGTTTGCCGGCGGCATGATGGGCGGAGGAGATGTCAAGTTAGCAGCGGCGCTGGGGGGATGGATCGGATGGGAGGCAGTCCCGCGGGCGCTCTTCTACATGGCGCTCTTGGGCGCCGGGTTGTCACTGGTCATGGCCGTCGCCTGGCGCAGGGCCAGGGCGATGAGGAACGCCTGCAGTGAGGAAGAGATGCCGAAGGTTCAGCAGAAAGGAATGACTGTCCCCTACGGGGTGGCGATTGCCGGAGGAGCTGTGCTGGCGTTGGTGCTGTAG
- a CDS encoding Flp family type IVb pilin: MALKQIWSLVRREEGQTLPEYGLIIFLVAIVCIAALTLLGGNINNLLNQISNAL; encoded by the coding sequence ATGGCTCTTAAGCAGATTTGGTCACTGGTCAGGCGGGAAGAAGGTCAAACCCTTCCGGAATATGGGCTGATCATCTTCCTGGTGGCGATCGTGTGCATCGCGGCCCTGACGCTGCTAGGCGGCAACATCAACAACCTGCTGAACCAGATCTCCAATGCGTTGTGA